CAGCCGGCTGAAAAAAATCCTTGCCCCCCTGGGGGTTCCCCTGATCATCAACGACCGGCTCGATGTCGTCCTGGCCTCGAAAGCCGACGGCATCCACATCGGCCAGGAGGATATGCCCTATGAGATCGCCCGCCGGCTGCTGGGGCCGAAGGCCATCATCGGCCTTTCCGTGGAAACCTGGGAAGACGTGGAGCAGGCCCAATCCCTGGACGTCGATTATCTGGGCATCAGTCCTGTCTTCGCCACGCCCACCAAAACGGACACCAAGGGGCCCTGGGGGCTGGAGGGGGTTTCCCGGATCCGGGCCTTTTCCCGCCATCCCCTCGTCGCCATCGGCGGAATTTCCCGTGCCAATGCCGC
This region of Syntrophus gentianae genomic DNA includes:
- the thiE gene encoding thiamine phosphate synthase, which translates into the protein MMDSPAPLQRRTEGLYLVTDRGLCGQRGLEEVVSLAVKGGAAWVQLREKDLPTRPFVEEASRLKKILAPLGVPLIINDRLDVVLASKADGIHIGQEDMPYEIARRLLGPKAIIGLSVETWEDVEQAQSLDVDYLGISPVFATPTKTDTKGPWGLEGVSRIRAFSRHPLVAIGGISRANAAAVILAGSDCIAVVSAICAAPDPRRAAEDLCREISAAQEQQKRAGQHCNRP